CATCGCAGCCCCGCCCAAGCGGCGGCCCACCGGCTCCGCCCCCTGTGGCGGCAAGCTGACCTACGGCAAGGTCGAGACCTGTGCCTCAATCGTCGGCGCACAGGAGAATGCCTGGACCTTCACCACGACCGTCGACTCGGACACCCTGCTCGCCAGGCTCAACTCCGTCTCAGGCAGCGGCGTCGGCGCCCGGGTGACCGACCGGGACGGCGGGTTCACCTGCCACGTCGGCGCCTACCTCAACGAGTGCCGGCTCGGCCCCGCCGGCACGTACACGCTCACGGTGACGACCACGTACGGGACCGGCGAGGGGTCCTACACCCTCTCGGTCGAGTCGATGCGGACGCCGTCGGAGTGCGACACCCTGCCGGAGCCCTTCTTCTCGTTCGCCTCGGCGGGCGTGAGCGGCACCCTCCCGGCCGGCCTGGCCGCCCGATGCTTCAAGTTCGACCAGCCCACCGGCACCCGGCTGCACCTGGCCGACCCGAGCGGCACCGGTGACGTGCAGGCCAGCATCCTCGACGGCCGGTACGAGCCGCTGGGATGCCCGATCCGGTACACCACCGAGTGCACCCTGACCGAACCCGGGCCCTACCGGCTCTTCCTCCACGAGTCCTACGGCAACGAGGCGGCGTACACCCTCAGGATGCCGCGCCTCTCGCAGGCGGTCGGCTGCCCGACGGTGCCGCTCGCCCCGTTCGGTGACCCCGGTGCCGCGGTAGGCCAGGGCTCGGTGGCGGCGCCGGAAGAGGTGGCCTGCCACTCGCTGACCACCGACGCCGCCGGCGCCGTCGTGGTCCGCTTCAACCGGTACCAGGACCAGTACCTGTCGTGGGGCGTGTACGACGCCACCGGGCAGCGGATCTGCGACGAGTACTCGTCCGCCCGCCACTGCTTCCTGCCGGCCGCCGGAACGTACATCCTGTTGGTGCAGAACCGGAACGACGTCGGCAACGCGGTCGACTACCAGGTCGCCGTGACCGCGCTGCACCGCATCGACGGGTGTGTCCCGGCAACCGGCACCTCCTGGGAGACGGCCGCCCTGGTCGTTCACCAGACCTCGCCGGTGCAGACCAACTGCCAGCCGTTCCACGCCGAAGCCGGCGACCGGATCATCACGTACACCGCTCCGGACCGGTACAACGAAGCGGCGGCGTGGCTGGTGGACGCCGATGGCACCGTGCTCTGCACCGAGTGGTCGGAGCAGGACGGCTGCGTAGTGCCGGCCACCGGGACGTACCGGGTCGTCTCGTACCTCGCCAACTGGGACGACGACAGCACCGACCTCACGTACAAGATGCAGGTCCGTCGGCTCTCCGACGCCGTCGGCTGCCCCACCGTGACGCCCGGCGCCTACGGCACGGGGCCCGCAGGCGGCCTCGGTGGAATCCGCTGCCGCACCCTGGACGTCGCGACGGCCGGCACCTACCGGCTCCATGCCGTCGGCGACGACAACTATGAGAGGTACGGCCGGGTGTACGACCAGGCGGGCCTCCGGGTCTGCGGCACCGGCCGGTGCGAGATCCCCGCGGCCGGCAGGTACACCCTGGTGCTGGGCGACCGCGGCACCGGAGAGGTGATCGACAACGATGTCCGGCACGCTGTCGCCCTCCTGCCCTGGGCCCCGTCGAACTGCACGCCGGTGTCGGACAACGGCTGGCGGGACGCGCCGCACCGGGGCACGTTCCCGGCCGCCGGACAGGTCAACTGCCTCCAGCTGGCCAGCCCTGCTGGGTCCCGGATCGTCCAGTCGCAGCCGGGTGACACCACCTTCGACGCGAGCCCCGAGATCACCATCGTGGACGCCACCGGCGAATACCTGTGCGACTACTCCTCGCTGCGCCAGTACACCTGCGAGCTGACCGGCGAGGCGCCGTTCCACGCGGTGCTGACCGGCCCGGAGGGCAGCCCCGTCAGTGCGTACACGATGGCCTTCAGCCGGGTCGACGGTCCGCCGGCCTGTGCGGTGCTGCCGCGCGGGGACACGGGAGCCACGGCCACCACGGGCGCGGATCGATTCGTGGCCTGCTGGTCGGTCCCGGCGGACGAGCACGCTGCCCGGGAGTCCTTCACCTGGACGCGGACCTCGGGGACCGGCGACGCTCGTCTGTCGGTCATCGACAGCCGGGGGATCAGATACTGCGGTCCGACCGGACACGCTGTCGAGCGAACCGTCACCTGCACCCTCCCGGCAGGCCCGGTCACGGTGCTGCTGGAGTCCGACGCAGTCGACGCCACGTACCGGCTGACCCACCGCGACGCCGCCACCCCAACCAGTTGAAGCAGGGGTGGGCCGGCCCCTTGCGGGCCCGGCCCACCCCACAGCCCGCACACACCGAGCGCCCGGCCGGTCCTGACGGACCGGCCGGGCGCTTCAGTTGACGGTGCCGCCGATCAGAAGCCGCCGCCGCTCTGCGGCCCGGCGATCCGCTCGCCGTACCCCATCGGCCAGACCCGGTCGGTACGCAGGCCGGCCCCGCTCCACGAGACGAACTGCGGCACGAGCCCGCCGTGGAGCCGTGGAAGGGAACCATCGAACCGGACGCGTAGCCGGGCGTGTCAGGTGAAGATCCGCACTGCGGTGCCGGACAATCCGGCGGTACGCCCGGTGAAGACCGCAACCAGGCCGCCGTTGAGGTGCGGGGTCTGCGCGCCGGGCGCACCGACCACGACCTCGCCCAGCCCCTCACCGTTCGCGTCGCCGATGGCGAGCGTCGCGCCCAGGTGCCAGGCGATGACATCGCCTCCGCCGGCGGCGCCGTACACCGCACTGCCGGTGACCGAGGTGGCGCCGGTGGACGACACTCCGCCCGGCGAACCCCACATCAGGGTCACCATGCCGCTGCCGTGGTGGGACACGCCGTCGTTCTCCCGGAGCGCACCGATCACCAGGTCGTTGCAGCGGTTGTTGTTGACCTTGCCGATCGCCAGCGAGTAGCCGAAGTAGTCGTCGCGCTCAGCCGCACCGGGCACCCCGGCCTGGTCCTGCTGGGGCATGGACAAACGGCGATAACTGGGCGATCGGTAGGTGGGCCCCCGATCGGACGGGCGCGTCCGCCGGGCGGTCGATGCGGGGGCCTTCCCCCGCGAGGCGCAGAAGGGAGAGCGGAACGCCCCGGGGAGCATTGCACCCAGCCGGCGACGACAGCGATCTGCTGCCGCCGCCGGCCGGCCTTCCTGGCCGGGCGCAACTCCAGCGAACGCCAGCCCAGCCGGTGTGCCCGGTCAGGCCATCCTGGGAGCGGCGGCGTGCGGAGCGTCCTTCGGGTCGGCGCCGAACCGGTTACTCCCCTGCGTGCCGTCCTTCACGAAGAACACGAGCAGGACGATGAACCCGACGAGGGGCACGAGGCCGATCAACAGCCACCAACCCGAGCGGTCGGTGTCGTGGAGTCGCCGCACGGAAACCGCCAGGCTCGGCAGCAGCAGGGCCAGGGTGACGATGAGTCCGATGACCCCGGTGGAGTCCGGATCCGACCCGATCCTGGTCCCGAGCGCACCGTCCAGGATCGCGGCGACAATGTTGATCAAAACAGAGAAGAGGGCGAACCACCAGTATTCGGACCGGCGAGCGCGGCCGTGGAAGCCCGCGTACTGCGAGAGGACGGATTTGACGGCATCAACCGGGGACATGGATTCTCCAACGCAGTGAGAGGTGAAACTTAAGGTCAACTGCGACGGAGCAAAGCAGACGGACGACGGCTGATCAATGGCCGTACGGCCGAATGTCCCCACGTCAGCCGGCGTCGAGGGCGGCCCCGGTGCAGGTACGAGGATGCCCTCGCGCACGAGCCAGCCGTGCCGCCGGTCGAGGTGACACGCGAGGAGTGAGCGAGGCTTGTCGTAATCCTGCCTCGTGGCCCGGCAGCGGCAACTGGGACCGAAAATGAGACCACAAGCGGAACGCCCGGTGCGATCCTCGCGGATCGACCGGGCGTCCTCGCTGTTCACGAGCGGTGGCGGCGGGATTTGAACCCGCGGAGGGCGTAAACCCTCACACGCTTTCGAGGCGTGCTCCTTAGGCCACTCGGACACGCCACCGCCGACGAGGGTACAGGACCACGGGTTCGGATGCCGAACCGGTATCCCTCCGGCCGGCCTGGCAGGATCTTTGCCATGAGTACGCACATCGGCGCGAAGCCGGGAGAGATCGCCGAGCGGGTCCTGATGCCGGGCGACCCGCTGCGGGCCAAGTGGATCGCGGAGACCTACCTCGAGGACGCCACGTGCTACTCGACGGTCCGGGGCATGCTGGGCTTCACCGGCCGCTGGAACGGCGTCGAGGTGTCCGTCCAGGGCTCCGGCATGGGCATGCCGTCCGCCTCGATCTACGCCCACGAGCTGGTCAACGAGTACGGCGTGAAGACCCTGATCCGGGTCGGCTCCTGCGGCGCCCTCACCGAGGACCTCCAGCTGCGCGACGTGGTCGCCGCGATCGGGTCGTCCACCGACTCGAACATGAACCGGATGCGCTTCGACGGCCTGATCGACTACGCCCCGGTGGCGGACTTCGGCCTGCTGCGCACCTCGGTCGAGGTGGCCGAGCGGCGCGGCATCCAGATGCACGTGGGCCCGATCCTGGCGGCGGACGCCTTCTACACCGACCGGCCCGACCTCTACGACGCGCTCGCCGACTACGGCGTGCTGGCGGTCGAGATGGAGTCCGCGGCGCTCTACACGATCGCGGCCCGGTTCAAGGCGCGGGCGCTGACCATCCTGACCGTCAGCGACCACATCAAGACCGGCGAGAAGACCACGTCGCAGGAGCGCGAGCAGACCTTCGGCCAGATGGTCGAGATCGCCCTGGACACCGTCATCGCCTGAGTTCCCGGCCTCGCCCGCCCCGCCGTCCGCCCGGGCGGCGGGGCGGTGTCGTACCCGGGTGACCACGGTCACCCGGGTAAACTGTACGACCGGTCGTGCTTATTTATTAGGCTCCTCCCATGACAGTCGACGGACGCCTCGCACGGGGCGATCGGACCCGTAGCGCGGCGCTGGACGCCGCCGTGGTGCTGGCCACCGAGGTCGGCCTCGACGGGCTCTCCCTCGCCCGGCTCGCCGACACCCTCGGCGTCAGCA
This genomic interval from Micromonospora coxensis contains the following:
- a CDS encoding DUF805 domain-containing protein, with amino-acid sequence MSPVDAVKSVLSQYAGFHGRARRSEYWWFALFSVLINIVAAILDGALGTRIGSDPDSTGVIGLIVTLALLLPSLAVSVRRLHDTDRSGWWLLIGLVPLVGFIVLLVFFVKDGTQGSNRFGADPKDAPHAAAPRMA
- the deoD gene encoding purine-nucleoside phosphorylase, translating into MSTHIGAKPGEIAERVLMPGDPLRAKWIAETYLEDATCYSTVRGMLGFTGRWNGVEVSVQGSGMGMPSASIYAHELVNEYGVKTLIRVGSCGALTEDLQLRDVVAAIGSSTDSNMNRMRFDGLIDYAPVADFGLLRTSVEVAERRGIQMHVGPILAADAFYTDRPDLYDALADYGVLAVEMESAALYTIAARFKARALTILTVSDHIKTGEKTTSQEREQTFGQMVEIALDTVIA